From Rhinatrema bivittatum chromosome 5, aRhiBiv1.1, whole genome shotgun sequence, the proteins below share one genomic window:
- the LOC115092251 gene encoding uncharacterized protein LOC115092251 — protein sequence MAGKRPDWEEEELDGGVAAFLESEEAAWVPGEEAAGDGVLIPEWGNLAEDDGEIPGPSQWEAWRNDAPVTAGRGRREQLYMDDVLPVEPEQTGEFIIFPRQDRGGAACVRGAEEREGGKQDGKDAGGSEVLPSVKEGGVDRKRGSSKSGKSKKKRKRGRSSSSDSSSSSSSSSSSSDTSSDSGAAVQGGAVGGATVRGAPALVAFTELWEEVPRSIRRRIRRRQFIDIFQLLEGRRGKRKDKKKRNKRDQFVGAPIKVARNIHNWTRAFLRLASVVGKKDPSQYGALLSYADAILAASKTYEGWSWLNYDERFRDRMEENKFISWGTQDVGLWLTQMAAKPSSGSMGQGLVAGTGPGRSFRRDVPGSSVGKGGAGRSDVCWRFNRSTCIFPDCKFRHACSVCGAGHPVSKCSKRQGDGPATAQPAKGASRPGL from the exons ATGGCTGGCAAGAGGCCcgattgggaggaggaggagctcgaTGGTGGTGTGGCTGCGTTCCTGGAGTCAGAGGAAGCCGCATGGGTGCCGGGGGAGGAGGCAGCAGGCGACGGTGTGCTGATCCCAGAATGG GGGAATTTGGCAGAGGATGATGGTGAAATACCTGGCCCATCTCAATGGGAGGCTTGGCGCAATGACGCGCCAGTGACGGCAGGCAGGGGTCGGCGAGAGCAGTTATACATGGATGATGTGCTGCCTGTGGAGCCTGAACAGACTGGTGAGTTTATTATTTTCCCTAGACAGGACAGAGGTGGAGCTGCATGTGTGAGGGgggcagaagagagggagggggggaagcaggATGGCAAGGACGCAGGTGGCAGCGAAGTGTTACCAAGTGTTAAGGAAGGGGGGGTGGATAGGAAACGGGggtcttcaaagtctgggaagtctaagaaaaagagaaagagggggcGCTCTAGTTCATCGGATTCGTCCTCGTCGTCGTCGTCCTCTTCGTCATCTTCTGATACCTCTTCGGATTCGGGAGCAGCGGTTCAGGGGGGAGCAGTCGGAGGGGCCACAGTACGTGGTGCCCCGGCTTTGGTGGCTTTTACGGAGTTATGGGAGGAGGTTCCGCGTTCCATTCGTAGACGAATTAGGCGTAGGCAGTTCATTGATAtttttcagctgctggagggCAGGCGTGGTAAGCGTAAGGATAAGAAGAAGAGGAATAAGAGAGATCAATTTGTAGGGGCCCCGATTAAGGTGGCACGAAATATTCATAATTGGACAAGGGCTTTTCTGCGGCTAGCAAGTGTAGTGGGGAAGAAAGATCCGTCACAGTATGGGGCGTTGTTATCTTATGCAGATGCAATCCTAGCGGCCAGTAAGACTTACGAAGGTTGGTcctggcttaattatgatgagcGATTCCGGGATCGTATGGAAGAAAATAAGTTTATCTCCTGGGGTACTCAGGATGTTGGACTCTGGCTAACGCAGATGGCTGCAAAACCGTCCTCAGGTagtatggggcaggggttagTGGCTGGTACTGGGCCTGGGAGGTCCTTTCGGAGGGACGTGCCCGGCAGTAGTGTTGGAAAGGGGGGCGCGGGGCGCAGTGATGTGTGTTGGAGATTTAATCGCTCCACGTGTATTTTCCCGGACTGTAAGTTCCGGCACGCTTGTTCCGTGTGTGGAGCCGGTCACCCAGTGTCCAAGTGTTCAAAGCGTCAAGGGGACGGACCGGCCACAGCACAACCTGCAAAAGGTGCCAGTAGACCGGGTCTTTGA